The Primulina huaijiensis isolate GDHJ02 chromosome 9, ASM1229523v2, whole genome shotgun sequence genomic interval ACCTTATTGATAGAAATCAAGCTCAAGTAAATCTTTTATCACGGGTCAAAGAATTGTTATATCTATATGTAGGGTTATGATCCGCAAAGCATAGAGAATAATTCAGAATAACGCATATTCAATACAATCTTTTTTCTTGCTCCCATTTTAGGCAAGAAAAAGGCAATGGTTTTCTGTTGGAAGATCTATGACAGCCATGCTCGATCAATCAATGGAACAGTACATGTTTACTGTTATTTTTCGAGAAGAATTTCTGACCTTTTATGATATATAGTTTTTAACCACAATCTTATTAAATTCCTAATGCACAACAATTCCATCCTACTTGAATAATCCAAAAGAAAGAGTAACGAGCGTTCTTCCAAGAGAGCtgaaaatttaaatagaaaGGGAAAGTTCACTGCATTGACACACTTTAAAAGGACATTAACAAGCTTGAATCAACGAACTACCGATCGCTTCCCATTTCACAAATTTAAAGAGTCCAATTTAACAGAAACCTGTTCAATGCTACTCAACAGTGGTGCATGAATCTTGTTAGTGATGACAGCTAAGTGGAAGAATGTCCGAATTCGAAGCAGAAAACAACAAATCATTGTATCCCGATTCCTGATGCTCAGAAAGTTTTGATAATAGTAGATGAGAAATGGACGGATTCAACTTCTAAACTGTTCTGTATGCCTCATTTGGCGAGTCTGAAATTGTGTTCTCACACTTCATGACACAAAACAACGAATACAAAAAAACAACCTTCCTCTTGAAAAATGACTGCGTAATTGGAATTTCAATGACCCAACACCGACAAGAACACATGTACTCGTAATTTCAAACCACATTTCTCAATGACACTCAACACGTGattatcaagaaaaaaaaaactaaactaGACTTCGAAAAGTACCTGCAAATCAGAAGAAACTTCAACGTCACTAATTGTCGTAAGCGAGGAGAGATACCGATCCGCGCCTAAAGCAGCTTCAGGCAAAATCGCGAACTGCAAAACCTTATCGGTAAGCAACATATCGGAGAGCTCTCTCATTATCTGCTTCGCCACCATTCTCACTCTTCTAGGGTGGGCCATACACCTGATTGTTCTACTTCCGACACCGCCACCGCCACCGCCACCGCCGTTGGTGGAAGTTATATCGCGCGGCAGCGTCTTCAGAAGGGTAATGGAAGCGAGACGGCAGAACCACGGCGGTGAATTCGCGATTAAACATGGCGGAACAACTGGCGAGCGGTGGATATGAAAATGCGTCATCACAGGATTCCGGATTATCTGTTCTCCTTGGAGGGTAATTTGGGTCATCTGATATTGCCGTTGTTGGACTTTTATTGGGCTATGGCCCAAGATATTAAGGAGACCATTTGATATTGCCCGATAACAAATTCTATAATGACAAATACAACTAGACGAATCATCAATCggaatattattaaaattcaaGGTTTGATTCCCCAGGGATGCGATGCGTGCATACATATTAATtgtgttaaataaattttgagcaaaaattctagtgattatattaaaaataataaaaaaaaatttctttattataatgtttatgttattgtGATATGAAAGTtcaaataaagataaataaatgttttattaaaatatggtAATTACATATTGGATACAAACTTAACGAATaggtttttatattatttttactaaATAAAACATTGTGGCACATCATATATTCTTcaatcttaaaaaatattaattaagataatgcccattattgttttaaataaggcaaaaacttgtgtgagacggtctcacgaatcgtattttgtgagattgatatcttatttgggtcatccatgaaatagtattactttttatgctaagagtattactttttattgtgaatatcggtatggtcgatccatctcacatataaagattcgtgagaccgtctcacaagagacctactctttaaaTAATGTGAAACAAGAGATCAAGAGAAAATGGGAAGAAAAACAACGGCATTAATGTTGTCAAATAGATTTTGTGATATTGTATTATTTGCCTAGTTAAtagattaataaaattaaaggaCCACGAACTAAGAAAATGTTGGATGCATTtgattttatgtcaaaattatataaattttagatAATTTAAGACATTAATGCAAAATGTGGAAAGGTTATATGCGGGGAATCAAAATTGATTAACCAAGTTGGAAATCtagaattattttaatacaCCATGCAAGTGATTGACCCaataatatttgttaatttattGAATAAGCTTACTTATATTATAAGGATGTGGTTTTGTTAGCATCAAATGTTTACCGTTAGATCAAATATTACAACTGTTAGTCAATGCACTACTTTATTTTCTTACACTCGTGACAATACAAGGTGCACTATTTGGGTGGTAATGGGTCCGTGGGCCATTAGGCTCATGAGTCCGAAGAGGTGAATGACTATGTTCCGATACTATCTCATATCCTTTAAATATCGGTCTTAACATTTTCCTAACGCTGGTCTTGTCCCCAACAGATACATTATTACTCGTTAAGTCAGGCATCCTTATTTTATGTCTCACatagccaaccagatcaaaaGGATCAACGTCGATAGATTGACACACGAGAACTTCCAGGAAATCACTCATCACAGTACTAACATCAATCATGAACGCTTAACCCAACATTCCCTCAAGAAGTATTGAAATATGCTTCTTCATATACTTGAACTAATGACCGCGCTTTGATATCAATTGTAATGATCAAACAATTATCACTACGCCAAAATTTATAGCTATCAGCCAAGACACAACTTAATTTTCATATACTCATGGCACCGTATAGTGCATTTATTTGAGTGATAATAGGTCAGACTGTTAGAATCATAAGTATAAGGAGGTACGTGTCTATTTGCTGGTGTTGTCTCATATCACTTAGATATCAGTATTACCTTTTTCCTACCACCGACCCCTATCTTTTGCAGAGACAATATTACTCGTTAAGTATGGCTTCCCAATTTTATAGTCATATTCAATCAGATCAAACGATGCAACGTCAGCAACTCGACACACGTGTACTTCCTAGGAGGTCACTCGTCTCAGTATTACTCTCATTCATGCACACTTAACTTAATATTCCCCTAAAGAAGTATAGAAATATGCTTTTTGGGAGACTTGAACTAATTATGATCttgttctgataccaattgttaggaTCAGAAAATTTTCAATTGGCCAAAAGTTATAGCAATTAGCTAATGCGCAACTTTATTCCATTATACTTGTGGCAGCGCGCGTGGAGTGCAACTACTTGGGTGTTAATGGGTCGGACTGTTAGGTTCATAAGTCCGACGAGGTGCGCGTTTATCTGTTGATGTTGTCTCGTATCTCTTAGATATCAATTTTACCATTTCCTTATCGTCGGCTCCTGTGCCCAACAGAAACAGTATTACCCATTAAGTCTGGCGTCCCTATTTTATGGCTATCGAACGGCACAACGTCACCACCTTACTCTGATGCCAATTGTTAGGATCAAGCGCTTACTACTAggccaaaaattataattgttaGCCAAGacacaactttattttcttatactctTGGTACCTCAGAGTGCACCTACGATCGAGCTATTAGGTCAATGAGTCTGGAGAGGTTCATGTCTATCTGTTGATGTTGTCTCGCATAATTTAGAGATCAGTATTACTATTTTTCTAACGTCGGTCATGTACTCAACAGAGACAATATTACCCGTTAAGTCTGGTGTCCCTATTTTATGGCCTACATAGTCAATCAGATCAAACGGAGCAACGTCAGTGACTTGACGTACGAGACAAGTCCTAGTTATATTTTCACTCATTCACGCTTGATGAGATGAAATTTCTAAAAAAGGAATCACCCAGAGCTGTGATCACGCCTTATGCTTAAAAAAgggctgatttttttttttttttaagagcaAGTCATAGTGACGTGCATATGCCTTGTACTTCATGATAGgctgaaatttttgaaagaagGGAATTACATGTTGATATGTCCACACTTTAACATCTTTGATGATATGtcatatatatttacataatttcgattttttttttactatgtgttatcaaatttcaattttattatgttgtatttgattttgattttgattttattttatttttgtaaatttcatCATTTTCCACTTGACATTAATAATGCTGACATGAAATCGACATGATTCTCATGTATGCAGTGTCATATGAACAAATATATCGACAAAAAGACTGAAATTgccaaaaaaaatatgtaagatACATTACTAAAAATTTGTCGTTATagcaaaaaaccaaaaaaaaaaaaaaggaccaaaattgtaatttttactAAGTATAATAATTAAGCTTTAATTAATATCTTAAATAAACTCAATCCATTCTTTAGGAATTAATTCAATTTGTTCCGATTTCATTACAATTTAATccacataaatttttaaaaatttaattaatgggccGGTAGATTTTGTGATTTAATCAGTTAAATTCCCTATTTTCACTCATAAAATATCTGATCTCTCTCTTTTGAGCACCCCACCCCCCTCGGGTCATTGTATTTACACAGCTACTATATATATAGGCTTTAGAGTTTAGATTTCCACAACTAATATATTAATGGCCTAATCCTAtggtctttttttattttatttttttctcctGAAAATATCTACTCTTGCGATTATTTAATTCCCTTAATTATGTCAATATTAACTCgatgttaattaaaaaaaagtaataagaAATTAACAGATATAAAGCTGTGAAAATATTTGCAGATTTGTGTTGTAGAATGTGTTCCCGTTTTATTCTTTCCGATCTTTTTCGTTGGATTTTGAGCGGTTTCTTAGGGTTTGTAATCCTTACATATATAGTAAGATCTCGTGGGAAAAATTGTCATCCTTAAATATATATACTGGTTCCCCAGGGATGCGATGCGTACATACATATTAATtgtgttaaataaattttgagcaaaaattctagtgattatattaaaaataattaaaaaattttctttattttaatgtttatgttatgGTGATATGAAAGTacaaataaagataaataaatgttttattaaaatatggtAATTACATATTGGATACAAACTTAACGAATaggtttttatattatttttactaaATAAAACATTGTGGCACATCATATATtcttcaaatattaaaaaatattaattaagataaTGCCCATTACTGTTGTAAATAATGTGAAACAAGAGATCAAGAGAAAATGGGAAGAAAAACTACGGCATTAATGTTGTCAAATAGATTTTGTGATATAATTGTATTATTTGCCTAGTTAAtagattaataaaattaaaggaCCACGAACTAAGAAAATGTTGGATGCATTtgattttatgtcaaaattatataaattttagatAATTTAAGACAATGCAAAATGTGGAAAGGCTATATGCGGGGAATCAAAATCGATTAACCAAGTTGGAAATCtagaattattttaatacaCCATGCAAGTGTGAcccaataattttttaatttattgaataagCTTACTTATATTATAAGGATGTGGTTTTGTACTTTTGTTAGCATCAAATGTTTACCGTTagatcaaatattataactgTTAGTCAATACACTACTTTATTTTCTTACACTCGTGACAATACAAAGTGCACTATTTGGGTGGTAATGGGTCCGCGGGCCATTAGGCTCATGAGTCCGAAGAGGTGCATGACTATCTTCTGGTACTATCTCATATCCTTTAAATATTGGTCTTAACATTTTCCTAACGCTGGTCTTGTCCCCAACAGATACATTATTACTCGTTAAGCCTGGCATCCTTATTTTACGTCTCACATAGCCACCCAGATCAAGAGGATCAACGTCGATAGATTGACACACGAGAACTTCCAGGAGATCACTCATCACAGTACTAACATCAATCATGAACGCTTAACCCAACATTCCCCCAAGAAATATAGAAATATGCTTCTTCAGATACTTGAACTAATGACCTCACTTTCATATCAATTGTTATGATCAAACAATTATCACTAAGCTAAAAATTATAGCTATCAGCCAGGACACAACTTAATTTTCATATACTCATGGCACCGCATAGTGCATTTATTTGAGTGATAATAGGTCAGACTGTTAGAATCATAAGTCTGAGGTGGTACGTGTCTATTTGCTGGTATTGTCTCATATCTCTTAGATATCAGTCTTATCTTTTTCCTACCACCGACCCCTATTTTTTGCAGAGACAATATTACTCGTTAAGTATGGCTTCCCAATTTTATGGTCATATCCAATCAGATCAAACGATGCAACGTCAGCAACTCGACACATGTGTACTTTCTAGGAGGTCACTTGTCTCGGTACTACTCTCATTCATGCACACTTAAATTAATATTCCCCCAAAGAAGTATAGAAATATGCTTTTTGGGAGACTTGAACTTATGTTATCGCGCTGATACCAATTATTAGAATCAGACACTTTTCAATAGGCCAAAAGTTATAGCAATTAGTCAATGCACAACTTTATTCTATTAAATTTGTGACAACGCGCGTGGAGTGCATCTACTTGGGTGTTAATGGGTCGGACTGTTAGGTTCATAATTCCGACGAGGTGCGTGTTTATCTGTTGATGTTGTCTCGTATCTCTCATATATCAATTTTACCATTTGGCGTCCCTATTTTATGGCTATCGAATGGCACAACGTCACCACCTTGCTCTGATTCCAATTGTTAGGATCAAGTGCTTACCGCTAgaccaaaagttatagttgttAGCCAAGATacaactttatttccttatacttTTGGTACCTCAGAGTGCACCTACGATCGAGCTATTAGGTCAATGAGTCTGGAGAGGTTCATGTCTATCTGTTGATGTTGTCTCGCATAATTTAGAGATCAGTATTACTATTTTTCTAATGTCGACCATGTACTCAACGTCAGTGACTTCTCGTAAAAAAAATGTGTAATGTCTTTAATTCGATAGTTTTTTCTTACATTCTTATTAAACAAATGGAACCTATTAAGATTGATTTTTTTAGTCTCTGGACCAAATTTATCATCTTCAGATATTTGAAGGAGTCTGCTAACCatgactatttaaattaatggtTATAAGACTTCAAATTTCGTCGATCAACTTTGAAtttcaaagtattatttttttttcaaattttgcaTTATACAGTTTTACCATTATAGATATTTCTAAACATTCAAGCAAATTTCTAGACGTCGTGAATCACACGGTATTAAGGATTTGTCGCCATGTTCCTACGTATGATCTTCCAATGTAGGGCTATTTTCGTCATCGCGGCCGATAGACTGGCGGGTGAGTCCAGGTAGATTTCTGTGAGGTGCCCTTCCCCGCTTCGAATGGGAAGGCCAACATCCTTTTGtcgcatatatatatatatatatatatatatatatatcaactgTATGCTGACTCGAATTGTAACAAAAAATTTCCATTCTCACTCGCTAACTATCAAAGCACGCACGGCTTCCATCACTCTCAATGGGGAAATATACTAAAATTGGGCACATTGTCCGAATCCATCAGATGCTGAGTGcatggagaaaaaaaaaaacgctccgGTCTGATGTGCCGCCCGGACACGTGGTTATGTGCGTGGGGAGCAACGGCAGGAGGTTCGTTGTTCGTACGACGTACCTGAACCACCCCATCTTTAGGCAGTTGCTGAGAGAGGCGGAGGAAGAGTATGGATTCGCCAACCAATCCGGGCCGCTGGCTATTCCTTGCGACGAGTCGGTTTTCGAGGAAATACTCGTGTTCGTGTCCCGAGCTGAGTCTGGCTTGAAGAGAAGCCACCGTGGGAGCATCAGGAGCCAGGATTTTGGTTTCTCACGCGAATCTCAACCTTTGCTTTATGCCTATTGATGTACACATCCGGGTTAATTTGTTTCGGTACAACGGAGCCAAGGCCTGCTGGCTAGCTTTAGTCTACAAGTTAGCCgtgattttgattttggttctctaattaattaattgaattttggtCTCCGTGCAATAGCTTTTTCTCTTAATAATTTTAGTTTCTTCGGTCGGAGTGTTAATCCGATGTCGAATATCGCTAACGCGACTCTGATCATTAATAATATGATGGAACATTTTACTAACGTATTCGACGTCACGTAAATACTCCTACAAAAGAAGAGACTAAAATTGCAAAAGAAATAAAGTTATTGTAGCAAGTCTGAAATTTGATTGCGATTTCGTTAGTTTCCGGGATAGCTAATATTGAACTACAGGTTTATCAACCGAAGTAACTAATTAAGAATATTTGTACCAAAAATTAAGTACTAAGCCTACATTGACAGCATATATCCTAAAATCTTGTGAAATACTTTTCATGCATCAAGTGTATAATGTTCtcaaatattattgttattactGTTATCACTTCAGCAAGAGTGCGTTATGTAAAGACTTCAAGGGTCAATTTGGATCttaatttatggtaaaaaaaataGCTTAACTCCTTGAGTATAAAATCAAGACCATTGTTTGCTATAtttcattcaacacaaaaactctcgCGAGACTCgttgaatataaaattattacaatTGTTTGTTGTAATTCATTCCTCACAAAAAAATCTTGTCATACGGTCTCACGCATGGTTTGCTGAAACGGTATCCCACCTTGACGAAGTTCCGGGGTGTAAACGTTGATGTTTTAGGACGTCGTTACATAGATAGAAAACGTCGTGTTATCGGTGGAACAGCACGGATCGACGAAATGACATGGAACGGAAcggtaaaaagaaaaaaaagaatacaAGAGCAAAGTATTCTGGAATGAATACACAAACAAACAATTGCAAGGCTTCTTGTACTTGAATACACAAAGAAAGTATTCTGGAATACTTGAATACACAAACAAACAATTCTGCAATTGATTTTAGTTgatgttaaataatatttaattttaaagtaagttttgaagaaatttgattCTAATTTGGGTTAATATATGTAATTCTAAttgaaattctttcaaaagttTAATTGATTATAACCCAAAACTTTCTTAATagtatatttcaattttgagatggttgtgaaaattttgatatataacaaAGATATGCTTTGTGATTCAATAAGGcgtgaataaaatttaaaaaatatatttactatcaattaaataatatttattttgatttcatatttttaaatatttttccaaaattttcaatttatattaatttttaaaaaatatccacGCCGTGACCGTTCCACGAAATGTCATGAGAACTGGAACGGTGACTTCCGCGACGGTCTCCGCGACCGCGATTGCGAACCACGGtatcacgggtcaattttgtaagacatatattctatttgagtcactcataaaaaaatatgatttttatgtcaaaaatattattttttattgtaaatgtGAGCAATattaactcgtctcacaaataaaattatatgagATCGTCTGAcataataaaattagtttcgAGCTTTCTTGTACTTCAGATATTTATCGTCTAGGGTGTGGACTATATCGAGAAATATTAATATACCTTCTCCTTAcagaataaaattattttcgaaCTTTCTTGTACTTCGGTTGCTACATTCAACTCAGCTGATTTTGTTAGGATTTTTTTTGTCCGACAGatatcaataaataatgaaaatatcagaACAGGATGTAAAATTggtaaatttgtgttttgtcagaattaaatgttgtgccagatgttataacatctcggacaacatcttcatgcagcggaaactttttataacacaaattgacttgaaataaatcgatggacaagattaaatatgcacaagtataaatacttgtgcggtgccttatggcaaaaattaatcactagaaaaccaaatcgtttacacaaaaacctatcactagtgatctCCACGAACATCAATTTCCTCAATactttgagaaaacaaatgctttctaaaataaccaacaataataaaacgtaaacaagaaagcaaaaacgtAAACCCAAAAGCAAAATAAACGAAACACGATCTTCAGTCAACTTcgttacggatgttgtctgaagatgttggcaacattcaaggcaacactcGGTATCTGCACTTTTCACAACAGCACGTCCCTTGAAGAAATATTTCTCTGAAATCTATTACGTGCACAAGTGCGTGTATATTTGATCGAGAGAATAGAACACCACGAAAATCTCTCCAATAAAAACTCTTCCACGAAAACTCTTCACCACGAAAAACACTCCACGTAACACCACGAAAAATTCCTTCACAAAAAAACTCTCCCACGAAAATCAACTCACGAAAATCTCCACGAAAAATAACTCTTCTCTCTCCTCTTAAGCTCCCACGCACTTCCACCCTTTACATGAGGAGAATTCTCTTATTTATAATTCACCTCATCTCACAAGAAAATctagaaaataaagaaatcaagagttaaatcaataatatcatatcttcaagatctttatcataaatataatatctagaaaATCTTTATAATATCTAGAAAGGTAAAACCAAATATTCCACATAATCTCatcaatagaaaattaaatttaaggaagaaattatatcacaataaaatcttaacataattatctagaaagtcaaaacatatttaattattcaaaatcatatcatgatattatttgcataattatctcattatctagaaaggcaaaatattatatgcaatcaaatcaacaaggaaatacaataaattaaattaagaaattattaggaaaatatatttcccttcaatctccccctttttgcctttctggacaaaatgagatcaaactcaatttctcagttaaactcCAATTAACTCCCccttaatatgagaatttttctCCCCCTGAATAAAAACAAGTTAGTACGGGTGTTGTTCGAGTTGTTGGCAATACTTGAGACAACACCTGCAAAATATCATTAACAATTCATTGAAAAGAATTACATCAGGGAAAACAGAAACATATATCATTAACAATTCATTGAAAAGAATTACATAAGGGAAAACAGAAACATAAAAGGTATCTGATAGATGGTTGAGTTTGAGGCGCATCTTCTCCCCCTTTTTGTTCAGAATGGACAACCAAGNTTGGCAACATCTTCTGACAACACGCACAATTTCAGAAAAAAATCTCGATTTTTCTTCACACTTGGTGACTTAACAACTTTCTGATCATAGAAGTgatagctcccacactagaagaacggtcttctttaggactcctctaggtagctttttccaatTCCTTCTATTTTACCTTCTGTATGAAATTCAGAAgaggtagctcccacactaaaagcacagtcttcattggactcttttaggtagctttttcccATCTTTTCTTCTGATACAGAGcatattcataatttatttttctttttactcaATCTTTTCAAGTCACTTTTCGTACGAGACAATTTCATGGAGTACGTGATCATCCTTCAACTACTTTGTGATTTAATCAGATTATTAATAATATCCAAGTGTGTTAAGTTTAGATAGAACATGAAATTGTAAGTGCACCAGAAGATTATGCAACATTGTGAAAACATATCATATAACAGT includes:
- the LOC140985154 gene encoding probable ribosome-binding factor A, chloroplastic, with translation MTHFHIHRSPVVPPCLIANSPPWFCRLASITLLKTLPRDITSTNGGGGGGGGVGSRTIRCMAHPRRVRMVAKQIMRELSDMLLTDKVLQFAILPEAALGADRYLSSLTTISDVEVSSDLQVVKVYVSVFGDERGKEVSLAGLKSKAKYVRSELGRRMKLRLTPEIRFIEDESLERGSRVLEILDRIKDENEKKAIEGEDDSEELSDRGNNDVEWEGDDLDDGGIIYVK
- the LOC140984674 gene encoding auxin-induced protein 15A — encoded protein: MGKYTKIGHIVRIHQMLSAWRKKKTLRSDVPPGHVVMCVGSNGRRFVVRTTYLNHPIFRQLLREAEEEYGFANQSGPLAIPCDESVFEEILVFVSRAESGLKRSHRGSIRSQDFGFSRESQPLLYAY